Proteins encoded in a region of the Zea mays cultivar B73 chromosome 4, Zm-B73-REFERENCE-NAM-5.0, whole genome shotgun sequence genome:
- the LOC103653907 gene encoding RING-H2 finger protein ATL72, with translation MLGSGLNLVTTVIGFGMSATFIVFVCARLICGRAARADADAAAGAAARALPQPPVPFDFDVEFRNVADLDRTIERSRCGLDPFAVAAIPTMDYSSEAFHSKDDAQCSICLGEYSDKEILRIMPTCQHNFHLECIDVWLQKQTTCPICRVSLKDQPGAKPTASPLRTPLPQILGHAGSPVNRSPHWILPIHRDRAGGRQNSPASQESLEVIIEIQPQRQ, from the exons ATGCTGGGGTCCGGGCTGAATCTGGTGACCACGGTGATCGGCTTCGGGATGAGCGCCACCTTCATCGTCTTCGTCTGCGCGCGCCTCATCTGCGGCCGCGCTGCGCGGGCCGACGCCGACGCGGCCGCCGGCGCCGCGGCGCGGGCGCTGCCGCAGCCACCCGTGCCGTTCGACTTCGACGTCGAGTTCCGCAACGTCGCGGATCTCGACCGCACG ATTGAACGCTCCCGCTGTGGGTTGGATCCTTTTGCCGTTGCTGCAATTCCTACAATGGATTATAGTTCTGAGGCCTTCCATTCAAAAGATGATGCCCA GTGCTCCATATGTTTAGGTGAATACAGCGATAAAGAGATACTGCGTATAATGCCTACATGCCAACACAACTTCCATCTCGAATGCATAGATGTATGGTTGCAGAAACAGACTACCTGCCCAATATGCCGCGTCTCATTGAAGGACCAGCCTGGCGCGAAACCTACAGCATCCCCTCTCCGTACCCCACTCCCTCAGATACTGGGACATGCCGGCAGCCCAGTCAATAGATCGCCCCATTGGATACTCCCGATCCATCGCGATCGTGCTGGAGGCAGACAGAACAGCCCAGCCTCGCAGGAATCGTTGGAGGTGAT